The Oncorhynchus nerka isolate Pitt River linkage group LG12, Oner_Uvic_2.0, whole genome shotgun sequence genome includes a region encoding these proteins:
- the LOC135574354 gene encoding uncharacterized protein LOC135574354, which translates to MMRPKDLRQGSGTKTFLDAMHGGKVHLARFVLDALDNRIINSKTENGRTPLMFAVCLQDPMARAKFTRLLLEKEADVNCQDDYGRTSLSLACELGQLDVVKLLVQFNANPDVSDTWGNSALMYAAYTGHSHVLEFLVRSFKRMGMRLDRTNHAGHSAIQVANFFGHDQCVQALNSGRRGLVSDDQLGEVGIGKEAGTERRQPNKLPRQVLERFSKPFHSTDEAQLPKVFQRQLRVGDSHELWARIKCQNKSLERKGNCLERGQSEEEQDDIFPAKQIQSQNCKLRHIRGVKTMSHCPEPSQKDVSRNGRMKQEEPDSISVWGKAKSFNLDLLSSRKQSYHGDVRDMSLSARKLKRASLQDERSLIVKNECQESNCEMTNDADKTVTAQKALLNGKSPSPRAPEDSTRAPKDENNDIAQSSRRGSQKCGGLPPNGRLNKLLFYREEMEPEKIPVRPPGFTGLGTRLLRRFTAPEFMRLVINSSSDSSQGRGRMSRSETFPFSHTHQRVNSQPSVDSISGVKCEFESSSCSVSFE; encoded by the coding sequence ATGATGAGACCTAAGGATCTGCGCCAGGGTTCTGGCACAAAGACCTTCCTGGATGCCATGCATGGTGGCAAAGTGCACCTAGCACGCTTTGTCCTGGACGCGCTGGACAACCGCATCATCAACTCCAAGACAGAGAACGGCCGCACCCCTCTGATGTTCGCCGTTTGCCTGCAGGACCCCATGGCCAGGGCCAAGTTTACCCGTCTACTACTGGAGAAAGAGGCTGACGTGAACTGCCAGGACGATTACGGGCGCACGTCCTTGAGCCTGGCCTGTGAACTGGGCCAACTGGACGTGGTCAAACTTCTGGTGCAGTTCAACGCAAACCCTGATGTGTCTGACACCTGGGGGAACAGCGCACTGATGTACGCAGCCTACACCGGCCACAGCCACGTGCTGGAGTTCCTAGTCAGGTCTTTCAAAAGAATGGGCATGAGGCTGGACCGTACCAACCACGCTGGCCACTCTGCCATCCAGGTGGCCAATTTCTTTGGGCACGACCAGTGTGTCCAGGCCCTAAACTCTGGGAGGAGGGGGTTGGTGTCAGATGACCAACTAGGGGAGGTCGGGATCGGGAAAGAGGCAGGGACCGAGCGGAGGCAACCAAACAAACTCCCCAGGCAGGTTCTGGAGAGGTTCTCTAAACCGTTCCACAGCACGGATGAAGCCCAGCTACCTAAGGTGTTCCAGAGACAGCTGAGGGTCGGGGACAGCCACGAGCTGTGGGCGCGCATCAAATGCCAGAATAAGTCCCTTGAGAGAAAAGGCAATTGCCTAGAGAGGGGCCAGTCAGAAGAAGAACAGGATGACATATTCCCAGCCAAACAGATACAGTCACAGAACTGTAAGCTAAGGCACATAAGGGGGGTTAAAACAATGAGCCATTGCCCAGAGCCAAGCCAGAAAGATGTCAGCAGAAATGGACGAATGAAACAGGAGGAGCCAGATAGTATTTCAGTCTGGGGCAAAGCAAAGTCATTTAACCTGGACCTGCTGAGCAGCAGAAAGCAGTCCTATCATGGGGATGTGCGTGACATGAGTCTATCAGCCAGGAAATTAAAGAGAGCCTCACTGCAGGATGAAAGATCCCTGATAGTCAAGAATGAATGTCAAGAGAGCAACTGTGAGATGACAAACGATGCTGACAAAACTGTCACTGCGCAAAAAGCACTTTTAAACGGCAAAAGTCCATCTCCGAGAGCGCCTGAGGATTCCACCAGGGCGCCAAAAGATGAAAATAATGACATCGCTCAATCAAGCAGGAGGGGGAGTCAGAAGTGCGGCGGCCTCCCTCCGAATGGACGACTCAACAAACTCCTCTTttacagagaagagatggagccGGAGAAGATTCCTGTCCGTCCACCGGGGTTCACCGGGTTGGGAACCAGATTACTTCGGCGATTCACCGCCCCTGAGTTCATGAGACTGGTAATTAACTCTTCCTCCGATTCCTCACAGGGCAGAGGGAGGATGTCCCGGTCTGAGACTTTCCCCTTTTCTCACACTCACCAGAGAGTTAACAGTCAGCCAAGCGTGGACAGCATTAGCGGGGTGAAGTGTGAATTTGAGAGCAGTTCCTGCAGTGTCTCCTTCGAGTAA